TTTTAATATGTGACCTGAGGATCTTTATACTTTCTGCTTTTCaagtgactgtttttattttaaagtgtacTTTGCCCAAATGCATATTTCTTTagatgtgatgttaaaaaacatttctgaaaatctgGTTATTTCTCATTTCTCATTTCCACACACACCGGAAACTCATAAAGAATGAATGTTGTTTAATTGTATATAGGCCTATATCATACATTTTGATCCCTATTTTATACATCTCCAAACACACTCTTAACTGCACTTACATAAATTTTGATAAACCTCCCATAACCAAATGAGTTTCAAAATCTCTttgaacacacaacacaaactacaACAGTCTCCCTGGCTCTGTTATTTGGGACACTAATCATTCCCAATTTTTATGCAGGCACTCAACTTCCCAAAGGAGTCCATCGCTTTAAGTTCAGGCTTCAAATCCCCCAGGGGTAAGTGGGAATTTGTAGTGTCTCGCATTAGTTCTGTGTAGTTGTTGTCTTAAACAAATATCTTGAGGACTCTTTTTGTCTTCCAGCAACCTGCCTGCATCCTTTAGGGGGATTCACGGATATATTTACTATGCGCTTGAGGCAAAGATACCAAGGAGCTGGCGGTGGCCTACTGGAGTGAAAAAAGAGCTCAAATTTGTTTCAAATTCTAATTCACACATTAACAGAGAAATGGTAAGTGGGATAATACAGTGATACACGTGATGAGTTTGATATACTTTTAACACTTTCCAAAGTCTGGCCTGGAGAAAACTCTAACTTAACAGTAGTGTACTCTGcttgaatataaaacaaaagaagcagGCAAAAAGATCCTCTGTCATCTGAGATCATTTGATATGAAGTGGAATGAGTTgagcaaacaggaaaaaaaaaaaaaaaacctaaacaggTTTTGGAATAAACAGGATAAAGAATGGATTCTGCTCAAACAAGTAGAGCTGGGAGTGAGGACAGAAGTGTTTTGATACTATCACTCAAAAGAGAATCAAGACAGAGCTTACAGCATTTCTCAACCCTATCTTAGACATGGCAAGACGACAGTATTTTCTTctgaattttacatttcagcTGTATGAGTTGGTGTttgtatggtttttttttctagtgtcCCCAGACTGGCTCAGTGGCTAAAGAGGTAGGGACCTTCTCCAAAGGAAAGGTACAAATGTCTGCTACCCTTAACACAAAGGTGTGCTCTCCAGGTAAAGTCACTCTGGTTTACAAGGAACACAACCACGATCATCTAAACATAAAACTGTTATGTATTTCCAGCTTTGTTTCATTACTAGGGCAACGTAAGTTGTTCAAATATTAACGTTAGCATGATTATCACATCTCACAACAAGTCTTGCAAGTTTTTCATATATAAACTATATACATGCTTTATTAAGTTTAAAAAGTACTTACATAGCGTATGTTTATGTGTAGcctaatgtaaaatattttttattgtgtggtGACATTCTTCCATAAAAATATCCCGTCTATTCATATGTTTTGATAGGTGATACTTTAAATGTCGTCGCCAAAATCCACAACTCCTCTTCCAAAAAAATGAGGCCCAAATTCAGTTTACAGCAGAGAGTAGTGTACCGTGCCAATACCCGTGCTAAACACACTGTCcaaaatctgtggaaaaaatCTGGGGAGACTGTAGCACTGGACAAAGAGGAAACTGTTTCCTGCCAAGTAAAAATTCCTGCTGATGTCATCTACACTGTCCATGACTGCGACATCATCTCAGTTGAACATTACTTCAAGgtatgtaataatgtaatagtGATGTTACAACAACTTAGAAATGAAGTAATTTTTGTTGGCAAGTAGCGGTCGAGTAGCTTATGTCACACTCTTtaacaatcaaaacaacataacagcACAACAACAGCTTATAAAACTACAGTGTAGAATggtgtgtaaatatataataaaaaacgATGATTATGTTAATCAGAGTGCACATTCAGCTTAATTCATAGCTACAATGTCCACTTGCGagatatgtttgtgttttccaggtgtATTTGGACATCAGTTTTGCCTTTGACCCAGAGGTGGCGTTTCCACTGGTCATCGTTCCTCCTAGCTCTGCTACCTTTCAGCCTGGTAGAGTTGAGGGGCCTTATCCAGCAGGAGCTGCTGGGGCCCCAAGTTACAGCAACTTCCCTTCCCCTGCCTTCCCTGTGGGGCCTTACTCAGCTGGGGCTGCTGGGGCCCCAAATTACAGCAACTATCCTCCCCCTGCCTTCCCTGTTGGACCTTATCCTGCACCAGCAGGTTCAGGTGCTTATGGAAACCCA
The DNA window shown above is from Plectropomus leopardus isolate mb chromosome 5, YSFRI_Pleo_2.0, whole genome shotgun sequence and carries:
- the LOC121942881 gene encoding uncharacterized protein LOC121942881, which gives rise to MDSAQTSRAGSEDRSCPQTGSVAKEVGTFSKGKVQMSATLNTKVCSPGDTLNVVAKIHNSSSKKMRPKFSLQQRVVYRANTRAKHTVQNLWKKSGETVALDKEETVSCQVKIPADVIYTVHDCDIISVEHYFKVYLDISFAFDPEVAFPLVIVPPSSATFQPGRVEGPYPAGAAGAPSYSNFPSPAFPVGPYSAGAAGAPNYSNYPPPAFPVGPYPAPAGSGAYGNPALYPTLPANMTSGYNNPWPQQAAPYGFPTAASSTAQHQTPTAPPLFQQADAPPSYMSIFPPAQDTFSTTGSDKKS